From one Anaerococcus prevotii DSM 20548 genomic stretch:
- the rplS gene encoding 50S ribosomal protein L19: MELIKKIEQENLRKENFDFNVGDTIRLSYRIKEGDKERLQDFEGTVIYINEGGINKSFTVRRISYGVGVERTFQYHSPRIEKLHVVRRGKVRRAKLKYLRDRQGKAAKVKEKTNY; encoded by the coding sequence ATGGAATTAATCAAAAAAATTGAACAAGAAAACCTACGTAAAGAAAACTTCGATTTCAACGTAGGAGATACAATAAGACTAAGCTACAGAATCAAAGAGGGAGATAAGGAAAGACTTCAAGACTTCGAAGGAACTGTAATCTACATCAATGAAGGTGGAATCAACAAATCCTTCACAGTTAGAAGAATCAGCTACGGAGTTGGAGTAGAAAGAACATTCCAATATCACTCACCAAGAATCGAAAAACTACACGTTGTTAGACGTGGTAAGGTAAGAAGAGCTAAACTTAAATACCTTAGAGATCGTCAAGGTAAGGCAGCTAAAGTTAAAGAAAAAACAAATTACTAA